A single window of bacterium DNA harbors:
- a CDS encoding glycerophosphodiester phosphodiesterase family protein: protein MAPEFLRSRRGAPHVSAHRGASTKAPENTLAALEAAWRDGATLAEIDVRLSRDGHIVLMHDRTVDRTTNGRGPIETMTFEEIRALDAGGWFGPAFRGERVPALRDVIGWARGKLVLLVELKNYPFREAPLAERTVELIDETGSAEFVVPAGFDHIVLRDIKRRRPAWAIEMIYNARLVDPAGAARATGAALVSLEPQFALREDVTQLHAAEVAALTTLERPEDASRLLSWGLDVLESDDPAMVVAAIRAAHGSREA from the coding sequence ATGGCGCCTGAGTTTTTGCGCAGCCGCCGGGGCGCGCCGCACGTCTCGGCGCACCGGGGCGCCTCGACGAAGGCCCCGGAGAACACGCTCGCCGCACTCGAGGCGGCGTGGCGGGACGGAGCCACGCTTGCGGAGATCGACGTGCGCCTTTCGCGCGACGGACACATCGTCCTGATGCACGACCGCACGGTCGACCGAACAACGAACGGCCGCGGCCCCATCGAGACGATGACCTTCGAGGAAATCCGCGCGCTCGACGCGGGCGGCTGGTTCGGACCGGCGTTTCGCGGCGAACGCGTGCCGGCGCTGCGCGACGTCATCGGCTGGGCCCGTGGGAAACTCGTGCTGCTCGTGGAGCTCAAGAACTATCCGTTTCGCGAGGCACCGCTGGCCGAGCGGACGGTCGAACTGATCGACGAGACGGGTTCCGCCGAGTTCGTGGTCCCGGCCGGATTCGACCACATCGTGCTGCGCGATATCAAGCGGCGGCGGCCGGCCTGGGCGATCGAGATGATCTACAACGCGCGGCTCGTCGACCCCGCGGGCGCCGCCCGCGCGACGGGCGCGGCGCTGGTGTCGCTCGAGCCGCAGTTCGCGCTGCGGGAGGACGTGACGCAGCTCCACGCCGCGGAGGTGGCGGCGCTGACAACGCTCGAGCGCCCGGAGGACGCCTCACGCCTGCTGTCGTGGGGGCTCGATGTATTGGAATCCGACGACCCCGCGATGGTCGTCGCCGCCATCCGGGCCGCCCATGGAAGCCGGGAGGCGTGA